One Brassica oleracea var. oleracea cultivar TO1000 chromosome C7, BOL, whole genome shotgun sequence genomic window carries:
- the LOC106305022 gene encoding uncharacterized protein LOC106305022, producing the protein MEINAEANPQESSEWFVKYLNRQGDWLEKTRGNLMVAATVIAGMSFQVIVNPPGGVWQSDNCPSGNQTNVVPVCKAKAGTSVLEYSSKRVLYLGMIVSSTVSFSASMSLLLLIISGLRLRNRMIMGILVTFMIAAVLCISAAFFFAMALVQSDDKIIIYVLTIYLGFWIVFPILILIIQLVRFIGWIICFLCCCCCRPRRRRSP; encoded by the exons ATGGAAATTAACGCCGAAGCAAATCCTCAAGAATCATCGGAATGGTTCGTAAAATACCTAAACCGTCAAGGCGACTGGTTAGAAAAAACAAGAGGCAATCTGATGGTTGCAGCGACGGTTATAGCCGGTATGAGTTTTCAAGTTATAGTTAATCCTCCAGGTGGTGTCTGGCAAAGTGATAATTGCCCCTCTGGAAATCAAACTAATGTCGTACCGGTTTGTAAGGCGAAAGCAGGAACCTCAGTATTGGAGTATAGTTCAAAGCGTGTGCTGTATCTTGGAATGATTGTTAGTAGTACGGTATCATTTTCTGCCTCTATGAGTCTACTTCTTCTCATCATCAGCGGGTTACGACTGAG GAACCGGATGATAATGGGAATTCTGGTAACGTTCATGATAGCGGCAGTTCTTTGTATCTCGGCAGCATTCTTCTTTGCAATGGCTTTGGTTCAGTCCGACGATAAAATAATTATTTACGTACTTACGATTTATTTGGGATTTTGGATCGTGTTTCCTATATTAATCCTCATCATCCAACTCGTTCGATTTATAGGTTGGATTATTTGTTTTTTATGTTGTTGTTGTTGTCGCCCTCGTCGACGACGATCTCCTTGA